The Fusarium fujikuroi IMI 58289 draft genome, chromosome FFUJ_chr05 DNA segment GTACGGCGCGTCCGCGCAAGTTTACGAGCCCATGAGTGCCGTTGCAGCTAGGAGATTGAAATATGGGGAGAAGAATCAGGAGAAATTTCAGCATTGCGCTTCTTTTCGCTTTTATATGTAGCCTAGGTGGTAACAGGCAGCTCGACGCCTGATACAATAGGCAACGAACCCATCTTCTGTATCCGTCTAAGTGTAGAGGCGAACAGGGAAATGCTTGCAATGCTTTTTGTAAACTCCACTACCGTCTCTTTACGCCGAAAAATCTCTTGACTCACGAGGCAACAAAGATGTTTCGGTGACGCATCGCTGGGCAAGAGCGTATTGCATACCAGCGGTACGGAGTATATCCTAAGATGAGGGCTCCAATATAGCAAATGACCCATCTACTTTGGTGAGACTTGTCATCGTCAGTTGGTCTTCGATGCTGAGAGGAAACCGGGGGTTATGGTTCtgatatataatagaagtgTGATATTCCGGAGAGTCTCTCGAGAACATATATGTAAATCGAGTACTATTCTGGAATGAACCTCATCGGCCGATTCTCAAGAGCTGGAGATTCGCGCGATTCATTCCTCCGCAAGAGCCAGGTTTTTCTTCAGCTCGTCGTTTTCGATCGTGTGCTCGCTGTTTCTGTCACAGAGGTGGTCATTCGGATCGTTTGCATACTGAttctcggtctcggtctGCTCGAAATGGCTCTACTTTAGCCTTATTCAACCCTGAAGTCCGAAAGCCACATTTAAAGATGGCTGGTGTAGAGACAATTCTACCTCCCCATCCTTCTTTGGCTTGCCTTGCTAACCAGGATAGCCAGAAGCTCTGTGTCGGCTTCGTTCTCCATATTGGTTGACCGGAGGCTATTCCATACAGGCAGTTCCGAGCACATATCGCGCAACTCATCTCTCTGGAAGCTTGTAAGCCACCAGAGGTCCAGCTGGATCCCCTGAAGGTTTTTCATGACCCAAAACTTCGCCCATGGAACCGGAAAAGGTATTTCAACACCCTCAAATTCCTGCTTCTCCTCCAGCCAAGACAGCAGTCTAAATTCATTTGTCTTACTGGCAACCCAGAGCTGGAATCCGGTCCACTGGTCGCCGAGGAAAACAGAGCCTCGTATATAGCTCTACCAAGCAtgctgtgataaggttgaggggtCATGGCAGTCAGACATGAGTCGTCATGTCGAAATCACCATGATCATCATATGTTGACAATGGCAAGGATATATATAAGCACACAAGATCGCCCTTCAACTGTTTTGTTCTGTGTAGAAGACATGCGTGAAGAGAGATGTTGTTGGGGAGGGGGGTCGTTGTGTCTTTTCTGAATGCGACTGTAAACGCCTAGTGGCCGTGATGTCGTCCAGGCTGTGACATTCTAGAATCTTTTCGCCCTGCAAGATTATGGGAAACCTTTCAGgctctataattataacaaAGAAACGGCCAAGATCGGTAACCCTCTCGGTGCTGTTTcatccttcttttctctccgATTCGCTATGCCATCTTGCTGGCTTTTCAGAGTAAGTTAAAGTGAGCAATTGCTTTAACATATGCTATATCATACGCAGGCTGACAGCGCGAGACTCAGGGCGCAGTGCCAACCTGGAAACTATCATAAATACACTTACTGGTATGGCAGGCACAAATTCCGTCCTGGTGGTCCATTGGAGATAGCAGAACGGCGCCGAATACATATATAAAAGCAGGTACAAATGAAGTCAGGGGCCGACAGGGGCAGGAGAAAGCCCAGAAGTGAAGAAGGCAACCTGCAGCGACAGGCGATTTGACTGAAACGATACTAGGATGGACATAGTAGGTTGGTCGAAAATACTGTATGCTTCTGTTGGTGAAAAGAGGGTATAGAATAATGCCTAGGGTCGACAGGCTCAGGTGTGCCAGGTTGGAAGAACTTGCAAATACTCCATGCCAGAGCAACGATGGCGAGAACCGACAGGATCGCTTCGATCCCCACGGGCGACTCGATAGCAATGTTCATCATATGTAGGTACTAAAAAGAAATTCAGAAAAGGTGGTCCTATAGTCATCCTAAGCTCGGGCTAGACTTACCTAATTATTTTCGTTTCTTGGTGTCGATGTCCCAAATTTCCTTGACTCCCCATGTAGACATTTCGCAGTCTTTGTCTACGCAggagttctctctgctgagAGGTTAGCACTGCAAGTAAGGCTATTGACAGAGTAATAAAGGTACCTTGTTATATCCATCAAGTCCGATCATTATGGTGTCGAGGACTATCATGATCGCTTCTTACACTGATCCCCTCGTCTGGTGCCAGTTTGAAGGGTCATTCTGGGCAGATATATATGTTTCGAGATCAATCGCAACCACTGAGGCGTTGGGAGATCtcaaaaaagagaaagaaaaaggaatataTACACATatatgttgaagatgttgtctGATGTAACTGAGTTGAGTTGTAAATTGACTGAGTTCTACCCCGGGGATATCGGGGTATTTATAATTTTCAGAGACaggctttatataatctTGTTTCCACTTGCCATCATTCCATCATATGATGGCTGTGGTGTTTTCAGCGGTTTGCCCAAGCTTGCTTTCTGCCTAAGCAAAGAGCAAATATTTATGATGGACAAACTGTTTCACGATCAAgttttcttcagcatcatgatGAACAATTGCAAACTCAATcttagtatttattaatgCTAGGCAATAGCACTCTCATTTCGTATCACTCCCCGTTTTTGACTTGCTTTTCACCAAACCCTTTCGCGGTGGTTTTCATTCCACTGACAAATCTGACCAAAAACTTGAGCAACAACTGTTGTCCTGCCAATCCTGCGTCGCTTTCCTTTGCTGCTTTGCAAATAGCAAACTTAAGCTACGTGACACCCTCCCCGTCGTTTACTGTAACAGCCTCTCACTCCTCCGATTCAATAACCCGCTGTCGCTTTGCAGGACGTTGATTCTCTTGCTCTGGCGGGGGAGAGATGGCAGAAGACGTGGCGGCAGGTTGCTCGAGTTTCTTGGTATACTCCCGTTCCATGTTGGCCCAGTACTCGGAGGTCTTACGCCTttcctcggccttcttcaatAATCTCTCTTCGACCTTCTTTGAGGCACGGGCCTTCTTTTTGAAAATGTTCCTCTTGCGTTCTTGGACCTTTCGGATCAGTTCCTTTGCTTTATGGACCTGAGCCATGagctctttctctctcttttcgaATTTATTTTCCAGTCCGTCGAGTTCGTAAATGTCGGTAATGGCGTCGACGTCGGGAATCgtgtcctcatcatcttcattctGATCTCCATCCGCctgttcttcctcctcctcctgtccATCCTCTTGTAGctggtcttcttctcccatgTCCTCTTGTTTTACgtatttctcttcttcttctctctcttcaccaTTTCCTGATGAACTTTTGTCTTCTCGTACCTTGGCCTCTTTCGGTTCCCGTCCCATGACGAGTCTCATCTCGCGATCTATGTCGTGGATCCTGGGATAATTTTCTGGGCCGCGCCATAAGTCAGGGACACCCCAATACCTCGAGAACGCTTTCCCGATGGCTTGAACGTGGTAACTTTCAGGCCATATCGTCTGAATGACCAATAGATAAGGATAGTAGTACCGTTCCGGGTCGTCGATTTGaccttttccttttattcTAGCGTAAAAGGGGTGACTGCTTGGGCCCGTGCGATCTCTGTACTCGCGGTGTTCTTCCATGGCCTCAATTGTCAACTTCGCCGCTTGCCCACACATCCGTGGCTTCACCTTTTCAAAAGCTTCCCAAAGCAATTTACCCTCTTCTGACAGCCTGTAGTTTTCCATGTCGGTATTTCTCTTTGGTGCCATTCGCTTTGGTCTGGGACTGCGGATCTCACCCATCTTTCGTGAGAATGGTTTCGCCTTGGAAATCTCAGGGTCCTGGTTAAAAGATTGAACTTGTCGTCTAGAATTTCAGTGCATCTCCCGAATCTCTGCCAGTAGGTGAGTGGCAGAATCAGAGTTTGTGTAGGggatgagaaaagaagaattgAGAAATAAATGGAGGCAGAGTTGCTGTTATGAAGCGAGTGTGGACGGTGAATCAGAGGCTCGCGGCTCTGTTCTTTTGCATACGCATGGCACTGCGGAACTAAGGAGTCAATCTTAGCCATCAACTTATGTTCTTCTAGATTTTAGTTGGGGCGAGAAACAATACTTCAGACTTTGTTTAAATGACACTGACGGTCTTCTACTCAATTATCAACAATGATATCCTGGATATACCACAAGGACTCCCATATATGAAAGTCCACATTGGTAGTGACCCTCAATGAATCCAGTTAAGTATCAGTTTCATTAATATTGTTACAAGTAATTGAAGCTGGCTGAGAAAGTGCCCAGCATCTGACGTCTCACTCCTCTCTAAATTAAGGTGCAGATGGTGTTGGGAAAAGAAAATGGACgttcatcttcattcaaTGTCTCTAAAAgtctctcctctttcaatTCCGAGACTCCAGATACCAGTCAATCCGCAACTCCTACCTGCACTCACTCGACGAGGCTCTGATCGAACCTCTTACTGTCAAGAGATGTAAACAGGCATATCACTCCCAAACAGACTCCCCTTCTGAACCTGAACATCATCCCGGTGAAAATCATGCAGCATGAGCCAACAAATCATCCGCAGAACAAAAGTACACCAAACTTCCTTCGCAGCACGAAGATATGCTGCATACTCAGCCGTCTGGGCCGCCTCCCCCTTGACGACCTGAAACTCAGAATCTGCGTTCTTGAGACTGAAGAACTTCATTGATGCTGCCCTCAACACAGCGGGAAGTATTTGTTGGGAGTATGCTTTTATCAGGGCGTCTTCTTTGTTGCTTGCGTTTGCAGGTGGGAATGCTGAGGCGCTGTTCATCTGGGAGAGAAGTTCTTCAAAATGTGCGCCAACAATTTCCTGCCCGAGAGATGCTCTTTGACTTCCATGCTTTGGTGAAGAGTAGTCTTTGAGTGAGTCGTCGAGCTCGTCGAGAACAGAGTGCAGTGCATCCTGTGCTTGCCAAGTGTAGTTCTGTGGGGTGTCATCTCCCGGTCGAACACCTGTCTTCTGAGCGAAAATGGTGTTCGCATGAAGTGGTAGCTTTCCGTTTGCCATGTCGGGGTCGTCTTGGATATATCGTTGATACGAAGCCAGTAATCTAGAGAGGGAGAAGCCTCTTGTGCTCCAGGTGCAGTAGCATGGGTTGGGAATATATCTGAAACAGAGGTCCTTGATGTGAAAGACTTGGCCGATCATGCCTATGAGCTCAAAAGTGACTAGATATGTTAGTGCTGTCAGTTTAATGTGCGAGACGAGAGCTTACCTGGAAAGATGTGAGACGTCACAGCTCCATCTCTCAGGAAGTAATTGACTGCCTTGCGTCCACATCCAAATGAAGACAACGTTTCCGCAATCTCCGTCCTACTTCCTAATCCAACATTCGGCCACTCAAATAACGTGTTACCGCCCTTATACCCAGGATGTCCTTCAGTAAACATCGTAGGAAGTTGTCCAAAAGCAAGTCTCGTCACCGCTTCCGTCGGAATCGTTCTGTTCCCTTCAAACACAGCCTTTTCCAACGCTTGAAAGTGAAACATGATCCCAAGTCCACTGATCTTATGGCCTTTGACGAGAAATCCGTTTCCTTCAGCTTGATACACGTTGTGGAAGGTGTTGAAGTCTTTCCAGTAGATACCAAGCATAGCGAGCATTTCTATCAAGCTGCTCATGGTAGTTGTAGCGTATGGGCGGTTAATTGATGGGGGCATGTCATCCCAGCTTTTCTTCTCGCGTTGCAGAGCGGCGTTGAGGGTGTGTTTACCAGCGATGGAAGTGAGTATGGCTGTGGCGCTTGCTGGTCGAGGCCTCAAGCCCATGATCTGCTGCCTCGTCCAATTCTGCGATTCGTTCTCCATCTTTTGTAAACTTGATAGCAGTGAAAGCCAAGTCGCGCGCTCATTCTTAATGAAGCGCCCTGTCTTGGTGAATGTACCGGTAGATGGTGGCTCGAGATCAGTCCACGTATTATCAAGACTCTTTCTCGTTCCATCGATGAAAAACACGTCCGCTCCATCGATAGGTCCCTTCGCAGTCTTTGAAGTAGAGACAAAGATAACAGGGACTTCGAATTGAATCTCTGTTCGAAATTCCTTGGGTCGCCAGGCTTTGATCCGGGATTGATGCCACCTCCCCATGACGTTCTCACCACAATTCGGGGGCGATCTGAACTGCTTCAGCGAGAATGGTGCTCCTGGAGGTGGTTCCACTGGAGACTTGACAACACTTCGAGTTGTGATGGTTCTCATGAGATCTCGGGATATGCGTTGATTGCCACTCATCTGGGTATAGAACTCAGGGTGTTGGAGTTCCGTTCTGCTCATGATGGGAAACGCCGACAGGATGGATGAATCATCGGCGAGACTGAAACTCGTCATCACTGAGCCCGTCATGGAGCGACCATGAGTAGAGTGAATTGAGAAAGCGTCTGTCGAGTTGTACACGCGCTTGTAGACGTCTGTCTTCTCAAGGGTTACCTCGAACTCTCGACGTGGTGGTGAAGTCGCGCCGTTGCTCTCAATCTTCGTCGAAGTTTCCGCTGAAGTTGAGCGCTTGAGTGTCGGCATTCCTAATGCTGGGACGCTCGATGTCGGGAAGCTGAGTGATCGCTCTGCGCTCGCGTGAAAGCCACCCCATTCGTCTTGGTCGTACTTCCGTGATGTAGCGACTGAATCAGTTTCTGTGGTgtca contains these protein-coding regions:
- a CDS encoding related to Modin, yielding MDPLSIASGVAGLLTVSAAVIKTFDTVKTSIENCPRTVFWAHAETKEINWAIRRLKSLIDDPDSVPKAAKMSVGIHDATVTISELIKTCDHLITTLKPLDKDGKVVLTRWDRVKWLRVQDDVVKYIRQLQAHKGSVTLILNILQWQVSFILGIEGANTEKRVRLLNSSEATQRRIEGLEALFNKFIADNSTLIPSNRSSRHCIIGKKMTPQKLIQSLHHGKRSLSFPTSSVPALGMPTLKRSTSAETSTKIESNGATSPPRREFEVTLEKTDVYKRVYNSTDAFSIHSTHGRSMTGSVMTSFSLADDSSILSAFPIMSRTELQHPEFYTQMSGNQRISRDLMRTITTRSVVKSPVEPPPGAPFSLKQFRSPPNCGENVMGRWHQSRIKAWRPKEFRTEIQFEVPVIFVSTSKTAKGPIDGADVFFIDGTRKSLDNTWTDLEPPSTGTFTKTGRFIKNERATWLSLLSSLQKMENESQNWTRQQIMGLRPRPASATAILTSIAGKHTLNAALQREKKSWDDMPPSINRPYATTTMSSLIEMLAMLGIYWKDFNTFHNVYQAEGNGFLVKGHKISGLGIMFHFQALEKAVFEGNRTIPTEAVTRLAFGQLPTMFTEGHPGYKGGNTLFEWPNVGLGSRTEIAETLSSFGCGRKAVNYFLRDGAVTSHIFPVTFELIGMIGQVFHIKDLCFRYIPNPCYCTWSTRGFSLSRLLASYQRYIQDDPDMANGKLPLHANTIFAQKTGVRPGDDTPQNYTWQAQDALHSVLDELDDSLKDYSSPKHGSQRASLGQEIVGAHFEELLSQMNSASAFPPANASNKEDALIKAYSQQILPAVLRAASMKFFSLKNADSEFQVVKGEAAQTAEYAAYLRAAKEVWCTFVLRMICWLMLHDFHRDDVQVQKGSLFGSDMPVYIS